CGCTTGATCGCTCCGACGTGGAAAAAATCGCTCATCTTGCTCGACTGGGCCTGAATGACGCCGATATACCGCGTACTACCGAGGCACTTAACAGCATTCTAGGGCTGGTCGACCAGATGCAAGCGGTCGACACCACCGGTATCGAACCCCTTGCGCACCCGCTTGAAGCCTCCCAGCGCCTGCGTGAAGACGCAGTCACCGAGAGCAACCACCGTGACACGTATCAAGCCATCGCACCAGCGGTCCAAGACGGCCTTTATCTGGTTCCGAAAGTCATCGACTAAGGGAATGTGCCTTCAATGCATCAAATGACAGTGGCCGAACTCGCTCGCGGGCTGGCCGATAAAACGTTTTCTGCCGAAGAATTGACCCGCACCCTGCTGACGCGTATTGCCCAGCTGGACCCGCAGATCAACAGCTTCATTTCCCTCACCGAAGACTTGGCCATCACTCAGGCTCAGGCTGCCGACGCCCGTCGTGCCGCAGGAGAGAATAGCCCCTTGCTCGGCATTCCGCTGGCGCACAAAGACTTGTTCTGCACCAAAGGCATTCGCACCAGTTGCGGATCGAAGATGCTCGACAATTTCAAGGCGCCCTACGACGCCACCGTGGTCGCAAAACTGGCCGCAGCCGGAACGGTGACGCTGGGCAAAACCAACATGGACGAATTCGCCATGGGCTCGGCCAACGAGTCCAGCCATTACGGCGCAGTGAAAAACCCGTGGAACCTCGAACACGTTCCGGGCGGCTCGTCGGGCGGCTCGGCGGCAGCCGTGGCAGCACGCCTGCTGCCGGGCGCAACCGGCACTGACACCGGCGGCTCCATCCGCCAGCCAGCAGCGCTGACCAACCTGACCGGCCTGAAGCCGACTTACGGTCGGGTTTCACGCTGGGGCATGATCGCCTACGCGTCCAGTCTCGATCAGGCAGGCCCAATGGCCCGCACCGCCGAAGACTGCGCCCTGTTGCTGCAAGGCATGGCCGGCTTCGACGCCAACGATTCCACCAGCATCGACGAACCCGTACCCGATTACGCCGCGAGCCTCAATGGCTCGCTGCAAGGTCTGCGCATCGGCGTGCCGAAGGAGTACTTCAGCGCAGGTCTCGATCCGCGCATCGCTGACCTGGTCATGGCCAGCGTCGAAGAGCTGAAGAAGCTCGGCGCCGTGGTCAAGGACGTCAGCCTGCCCAACCTTCAGCACGCGATCCCGGCGTATTACGTGATCGCCCCGGCTGAGGCGTCTTCCAACCTGTCGCGTTTTGACGGCGTGCGTTTTGGCTATCGCTGCGAAGACCCCAAAGACCTGACCGATCTGTACAAGCGTTCCCGCGCCGAGGGCTTTGGCCCTGAAGTGCAACGCCGGATCATGGTCGGCGCCTATGCCCTGTCGGCAGGTTATTACGATGCGTACTACCTGCAAGCGCAGAAAATCCGTCGCCTGATCAAGAACGACTTCATGAGCGCCTTCGCTGAAGTCGATGTGATCCTCGGTCCGACCACGCCTAACCCCGCCTGGAAAATCGGCGCCAAGAACAACGACCCGATTTCTGCGTATCTGGAAGACTTCTACACCATCACCGCCAACCTCGCGGGCTTGCCGGGCTTGTCCATGCCCGCCGGTTTCGCCGACGGTCTGCCGGTGGGTGTGCAGTTGCTGGCACCGTATTTCCAGGAAGGCCGCCTGTTGAATGTTGCCCACCAATACCAACAGGTCACTGATTGGCACACTCGCTCGCCGGCCGGTTTCTAAGGAGAAAACACATGCAATGGGAAGTCGTGATCGGGCTGGAGATTCATACCCAGCTCACCACCCAATCGAAGATTTTCTCCGGTAGCTCCACCACATTCGGTTCAGAGCCCAACACTCAGGCCAGTCTGGTTGACCTGGGCATGCCGGGTTCGCTGCCGGTGCTGAACAAAGAAGCGGTACAGATGGCGGTCAAGTTCGGCCTTGCCATTGATGCCGAGATCGGTCAGCACAACGTGTTCGCTCGCAAGAACTACTTCTACCCCGACCTGCCGAAGGGCTACCAGATCAGCCAGATGGAGCTGCCTATTGTCGGCAAGGGCCACCTGGACATCACACTGGAAGACGGCACGGTCAAACGTATCGGCGTGACCCGTGCGCACCTTGAAGAAGACGCGGGAAAAAGCCTGCACGAAGACTTCAGCGGCATGACCGGTATTGACCTGAACCGCGCTGGCACACCGTTGCTGGAAATCGTGTCCGAGCCGGACATGCGTTCGGCCAAGGAAGCGGTGGCGTACGTCAAAGCCATGCACGCGCTGGTGCGCTACCTGGGCATCTGCGACGGCAACATGGCCGAAGGTTCGCTGCGTTGCGACTGCAACGTCTCGATCCGCCCCAAAGGTCAGGTTGAGTACGGCACCCGCTGCGAGATCAAGAACGTCAACTCGTTCCGCTTCATCGAGAAGGCGATCAACAGCGAAATCCAGCGTCAGATCGAGCTGATCGAAGACGGCGGCCGAGTCATTCAGCAGACCCGCCTGTACGATCCGGCCAAAGACGAAACCCGCGCCATGCGCAGCAAAGAGGAAGCCAACGATTACCGTTACTTCCCTGATCCTGACCTGTTGCCAGTGATCATAGAGGACTCGTTCCTCCATCAGGTACGCGCCACATTGCCGGAGTTGCCTCCGCAAAAACGCGAGCGTTTCCAGTCGCAATTCGGACTGTCCGCCTACGATGCCAGCGTGCTGGCGTCGAGCCGCGAGCAAGCGGACTTCTTCGAGAAGGTGGTCGCCATCGGCGGCGACGCCAAGCTGGCGGCCAACTGGGTCATGGTTGAACTGGGTTCGTTGCTGAACAAGCAAGGCGTCGAGATCGATGATTCTCCGGTCAGTTCCGAGCAACTGGGCGGCATGTTGCTGCGCATCACCGACAACACCATTTCCGGCAAGATTGCGAAGATGGTGTTCGAGGCCATGGCCAATGGCGAAGGCAGCGCTGATGAAGTGATCGAGAAGCGCGGCCTCAAGCAAGTCACCGACAGCGGCGCCATCGAGTCGATGCTCGACGAAGTGCTGGCGGCCAACGCAGAACAGGTCGAGCAGTATCGTGCGGCAGACGAAGCCAAACGCGGCAAG
The DNA window shown above is from Pseudomonas sp. BSw22131 and carries:
- the gatC gene encoding Asp-tRNA(Asn)/Glu-tRNA(Gln) amidotransferase subunit GatC, with protein sequence MALDRSDVEKIAHLARLGLNDADIPRTTEALNSILGLVDQMQAVDTTGIEPLAHPLEASQRLREDAVTESNHRDTYQAIAPAVQDGLYLVPKVID
- the gatA gene encoding Asp-tRNA(Asn)/Glu-tRNA(Gln) amidotransferase subunit GatA; amino-acid sequence: MHQMTVAELARGLADKTFSAEELTRTLLTRIAQLDPQINSFISLTEDLAITQAQAADARRAAGENSPLLGIPLAHKDLFCTKGIRTSCGSKMLDNFKAPYDATVVAKLAAAGTVTLGKTNMDEFAMGSANESSHYGAVKNPWNLEHVPGGSSGGSAAAVAARLLPGATGTDTGGSIRQPAALTNLTGLKPTYGRVSRWGMIAYASSLDQAGPMARTAEDCALLLQGMAGFDANDSTSIDEPVPDYAASLNGSLQGLRIGVPKEYFSAGLDPRIADLVMASVEELKKLGAVVKDVSLPNLQHAIPAYYVIAPAEASSNLSRFDGVRFGYRCEDPKDLTDLYKRSRAEGFGPEVQRRIMVGAYALSAGYYDAYYLQAQKIRRLIKNDFMSAFAEVDVILGPTTPNPAWKIGAKNNDPISAYLEDFYTITANLAGLPGLSMPAGFADGLPVGVQLLAPYFQEGRLLNVAHQYQQVTDWHTRSPAGF
- the gatB gene encoding Asp-tRNA(Asn)/Glu-tRNA(Gln) amidotransferase subunit GatB — encoded protein: MQWEVVIGLEIHTQLTTQSKIFSGSSTTFGSEPNTQASLVDLGMPGSLPVLNKEAVQMAVKFGLAIDAEIGQHNVFARKNYFYPDLPKGYQISQMELPIVGKGHLDITLEDGTVKRIGVTRAHLEEDAGKSLHEDFSGMTGIDLNRAGTPLLEIVSEPDMRSAKEAVAYVKAMHALVRYLGICDGNMAEGSLRCDCNVSIRPKGQVEYGTRCEIKNVNSFRFIEKAINSEIQRQIELIEDGGRVIQQTRLYDPAKDETRAMRSKEEANDYRYFPDPDLLPVIIEDSFLHQVRATLPELPPQKRERFQSQFGLSAYDASVLASSREQADFFEKVVAIGGDAKLAANWVMVELGSLLNKQGVEIDDSPVSSEQLGGMLLRITDNTISGKIAKMVFEAMANGEGSADEVIEKRGLKQVTDSGAIESMLDEVLAANAEQVEQYRAADEAKRGKMFGFFVGQAMKASKGKANPQQVNEVLKSKLEG